Proteins co-encoded in one Papaver somniferum cultivar HN1 chromosome 5, ASM357369v1, whole genome shotgun sequence genomic window:
- the LOC113279320 gene encoding uncharacterized protein LOC113279320, translated as MDSSDEEVRINMDRFEEQQRIFVQALKQIDDESDKDKDLTNNLLQLYSSGKIPRDPEPKEVFTRRYTYRDRDEWHEKLMHDYFLPDCVFSDENFQGLFRMPRHLVLKIIGELCQVEPQINYQYDALNIRGHNPEQKVNSALRILGYGRPPDFNDEYLRIGKTTTYKCPTYWVGQYKGHYAKPTVILEVAASYDCWIWHTFFGLPGSQNDINVLLKSSLFEDLKYGISPQVNFSINGNHYTDGYYLADGIYPKWSTLVQCYRQPPAGEMGRSYSYFNSRQMDLRKDVEPAFGILKRKFAIICGPYRGLSAREMHKTMLTCIIMHNMVMQETRHNKNWTNHQDEDSRLEIIPARGLPVRNYAKMTSHIENRTLYNMLREDLRANMWDEFGRDGGRIE; from the exons atggattcttctgacgaagaagtgcgtATTAATATGGATcgatttgaagaacaacaacgaaTATTCGTTCAGGCGTTGAAACAAATTGATGACGAGTCAGATAAAGATAAAGATCTAACCAACAACTTGTTGCAGCTATATTCATCGGGGAAAATACCTAGAGATCCAGAGCCAAAAGAAGTgttcacaagaagatatacgtaccGGGATCGGGATGAATGGCAcgagaagctgatgcacgattattttcttcccgacTGTGTGTTCTCTGATGAAAATTTTCAAGGCCTATTCCGCATGCCCCGACATTTGGTGCTAAAGATTATTGGTGAGCTTTGTCAGGTAGAACCTCAaattaattatcagtatgatgcactgaatattagggGTCATAACCCTGAACAAAAGGTTAATTCGGCCTTAAGGATTCTAGGATATGGCAGACCTCCAGATTTTAATGATGAGTACCTTCGCATTGGCAAAACAACCACATACAA ATGCCCTACCTATTGGGTCGGTCAGTATAAGGGTCACTACGCAAAACCAACGGTTATCCTTGAGGttgctgcttcttatgattgttggatatggcacaCTTTTTTTGGTCTCCCGGGATCTCAAAATGATATAAATGTTTTACTCAAATCGTCtttgtttgaagatttaaagTATGGAATTTCTCCTCAGGTAAATTTCAGTATCAACGGGAATCACTACACTGATGGTTATTATCTTGCAGAtggaatttatccaaaatggtcaactttagttcaatgtTACCGTCAGCCACCTGCCGGTGAAATGGGTCGTTCATACTCATATTTTAATAGTAGACAAATGGATCTGAGAAAGGATGTGGAACCGGCTTTTGGGATTCTGAAGCGGAAGTTCGCAATAATTTGTGGGCCTTATCGTGGTCTAAGTGCTCGTGAAATGCATAAGACTATGCTGACTTGcatcattatgcataacatggtaATGCAGGAAACTCGTCATAATAAGAATTGGACTAACCATCAAGATGAAGACTCAAGGCTTGAGATTATACCAGCAAGAGGATTACCTGTAAGGAACTATGCGAAAATGACCAGTCATATTGAGAACAGAACTCTGTATAACATGTTAAGGGAAGATCTCAGAGCGAATATGTGGGATGAGTTTGGAAGAGATGGAGGACGAATTGAGTAG